In a genomic window of Sphingomonas koreensis:
- a CDS encoding SDR family oxidoreductase: MGRLEGKIALVTAAGQGIGRATVEAFVREGARVIATDVRAEALDGLEGAETRQLDVTSKDAVAAIAAEFPELNVLYNCAGFVHAGTILDCDEDAWEFSQSLNVTAQYRMIRAVLPHMIARGGGSIINMSSVCSSIKAVPNRFAYGATKAAVIGLTKSVAIDYVTKGIRCNAICPGTVETPSLIQRLHDTGDFEKAYAEFTARQAMGRFGRTSELAALAVYLASDESAFTTGTVNVIDGGWVN; this comes from the coding sequence ATGGGCCGTCTCGAAGGCAAGATCGCACTGGTGACCGCGGCGGGCCAGGGCATCGGCCGGGCCACTGTCGAGGCGTTCGTGCGCGAAGGCGCGCGGGTGATCGCCACCGATGTCCGCGCCGAGGCGCTCGACGGACTGGAGGGCGCCGAGACGCGCCAGCTCGACGTGACCAGCAAGGACGCGGTTGCGGCGATCGCCGCCGAATTTCCCGAGCTCAACGTGCTCTACAATTGCGCGGGCTTCGTCCATGCCGGCACGATCCTGGATTGCGACGAGGATGCGTGGGAGTTTTCCCAGTCGCTCAACGTCACCGCGCAATACCGGATGATCCGCGCCGTGCTGCCCCACATGATCGCGCGCGGCGGGGGATCGATCATCAACATGTCGTCGGTCTGCTCGAGCATCAAGGCGGTGCCCAACCGCTTTGCCTATGGCGCGACCAAGGCGGCGGTGATCGGCCTGACCAAGTCGGTGGCGATCGACTATGTGACCAAGGGCATTCGCTGCAACGCGATCTGCCCCGGCACGGTCGAGACCCCCTCGCTGATCCAGCGGCTACACGACACCGGCGATTTCGAGAAGGCGTACGCGGAATTTACCGCGCGTCAGGCGATGGGCCGATTCGGCCGGACGAGCGAGCTGGCGGCACTGGCCGTCTATCTCGCCAGCGACGAAAGCGCGTTTACTACCGGCACCGTCAACGTGATCGACGGCGGCTGGGTGAACTGA
- a CDS encoding rhamnogalacturonidase, with protein sequence MLRERAEFSRRTALLGAGAAFAASAIPVRATGSLTGFHNVRDYGAKGDGRAIDSPAFNRAIEAASAKGGGTIVVPPGRYLCFSIRLKSHITLVLSPGSVIEAANPKKHKGLYDLPEGVFEEQLVDYGLAHFHNSLIYGDGVSDIAIIGQGLIHGLGLDREGPPPRWHGIEGWKSPAEQGLSADAARRAIPLEMEYEGRGNKAIGLTRCRNVLLKDFSILQGGHFACYVLGCTNVRIDGLTIDTDRDGIDIDCCRDARVTNCVVNAPKDDAIVLKSSFALQRPVFCEDVQVIGCKTSGYLLGSVLDGTYRKSPYLAPDKVGVLGRIKLGTDSATGFRNILIADCICENSRGLQLGAIDGGVLEDVTFRDVNLVNPVNHPIFLRLSARNRAPKGAGVAKVRRVRFTGIQVSGARAEYPCGVVGIPDGIIEDVSFRGVDVAAAGGGTEADANRVVPERRNSSLEPSFMGTLPAHGLYARHVRNLSVTDCGFDTAAPDARPSVVLESVDGAVVDRLASPKPRDAAVRTGAGSRNIAIGSVRAFSATRP encoded by the coding sequence TTGCTCAGGGAACGGGCCGAATTCAGCCGCAGGACGGCATTGCTGGGCGCCGGCGCCGCATTCGCTGCCAGCGCGATCCCCGTCCGTGCGACCGGATCGCTCACCGGCTTCCACAATGTCCGCGATTATGGCGCGAAGGGTGATGGCAGGGCGATCGATTCCCCTGCCTTCAACCGCGCGATCGAGGCGGCGAGCGCGAAGGGCGGCGGCACGATCGTGGTGCCGCCCGGACGCTATCTCTGCTTCTCGATCCGTTTGAAGAGCCACATCACGCTCGTCCTCAGCCCCGGATCGGTGATCGAGGCGGCGAACCCGAAGAAGCACAAGGGACTGTACGACCTGCCCGAGGGCGTGTTCGAGGAGCAGCTGGTCGATTACGGACTGGCGCATTTCCACAACAGCCTGATCTATGGCGACGGGGTCAGCGATATCGCGATCATCGGCCAGGGGCTGATCCATGGCCTCGGCCTCGACCGCGAAGGCCCGCCGCCGCGCTGGCACGGGATCGAGGGCTGGAAATCGCCCGCCGAACAGGGCCTCAGCGCCGACGCCGCGCGCCGCGCGATCCCGCTCGAGATGGAGTATGAAGGCCGCGGCAACAAGGCGATCGGGCTGACCCGCTGCCGCAATGTGCTGCTCAAGGATTTCTCGATCCTGCAGGGCGGGCACTTCGCCTGCTACGTGCTGGGCTGCACCAATGTTCGCATCGACGGACTGACGATCGACACCGACCGCGATGGCATCGACATCGACTGCTGTCGTGACGCGCGCGTCACCAATTGCGTGGTCAACGCACCCAAGGACGACGCGATCGTCTTGAAGAGCAGCTTCGCGCTCCAGCGTCCGGTGTTCTGCGAGGACGTGCAGGTGATCGGCTGCAAGACCAGCGGCTATCTGCTCGGCTCCGTGCTCGACGGCACCTATCGCAAATCGCCCTATCTCGCCCCCGACAAGGTCGGCGTGCTCGGCCGGATCAAGCTCGGCACCGACAGCGCGACCGGCTTCCGCAACATCCTCATCGCCGACTGCATATGCGAGAACAGCCGCGGCCTTCAGCTCGGCGCGATCGACGGCGGGGTGCTGGAGGACGTCACCTTCCGCGACGTCAACTTGGTCAATCCGGTCAACCATCCGATCTTCCTGCGCCTGTCCGCGCGCAACCGCGCGCCAAAGGGAGCGGGCGTGGCGAAGGTCCGCCGGGTGCGCTTCACCGGCATCCAGGTCTCGGGTGCGCGGGCCGAATATCCGTGCGGCGTGGTCGGCATCCCCGACGGGATCATCGAGGATGTGAGTTTTCGCGGCGTCGATGTCGCCGCGGCGGGCGGCGGTACCGAAGCCGATGCGAACCGCGTGGTGCCCGAGCGCCGCAACTCCAGTCTCGAGCCGAGCTTCATGGGCACCTTGCCCGCGCACGGCCTCTATGCGCGACACGTCCGTAATCTGAGCGTCACCGATTGCGGCTTCGACACCGCAGCGCCAGATGCGCGGCCTTCGGTCGTACTGGAAAGTGTCGATGGCGCGGTGGTGGATCGTCTCGCCTCGCCCAAGCCGCGCGATGCCGCGGTGCGCACCGGCGCGGGCAGCCGCAACATCGCGATCGGATCGGTCCGGGCCTTCAGCGCGACGAGACCGTGA
- a CDS encoding DUF885 domain-containing protein — protein MIDRRTLIATALLPALAPAVRARESQSEEGTRLTAIYEKLYDRLLETDPEFCTALGLDKGAYAGAKSKLTDRSPAGIRRQHDLYREGLKQLATIDPSKLSGMDLVNYETFQGPWQSFVKAYDTFSYGLHSWPEPHPVTQLSGIYRSIPDFLTNQHSIANAADAEAYLARCRDFAKQLDNETGRIQTDHVAGVIPPDFVIDRTLEVYARVAAPAPEANILVTNLTRKTQAIPGDWATRCAKIVSGDIYPAMQRQIAELRRVRPRATHDAGVWRLPQGADYYDYALRYATTTGMKPQEVHQLGLEKMADLTARADAILRAQGMTEGSVAQRLRALGKDPRFIYPNTDAGKAKLIAELNAQIVEMQRRLPEMFGRLPKTLVEIRRVPPEIEAGATAGYYQIPSADGSRPGAYYINLRDTAENPRWTLPTLTYHEATPGHHHQIALAQEAAGIPRLRRLPVYSVYTEGWGLYAEQLADEMGAYADDPFGRLGYLQSYMFRAARLVVDTGLHHMRWSREKAIQYMNDALGTPERGNITEVERYCVWPGQATSYMVGQTRWVAIREKAHKALGDKFDIRAFHDTALAAGAMPVSVLESMIDRWVAAQRGG, from the coding sequence ATGATCGACCGCCGCACCCTGATCGCCACCGCGCTGCTCCCGGCGCTCGCGCCCGCCGTCCGCGCGCGCGAAAGCCAGAGCGAGGAGGGCACGCGGCTGACGGCGATCTACGAGAAACTGTACGACCGGCTGCTCGAGACCGATCCTGAATTCTGCACCGCGCTGGGGCTCGACAAGGGCGCCTATGCCGGCGCCAAATCGAAGCTGACCGACCGCAGCCCCGCTGGCATCCGCCGCCAGCACGATTTGTATCGCGAGGGGCTGAAGCAGCTCGCCACGATCGATCCGTCAAAATTGTCGGGCATGGACCTGGTCAACTATGAGACCTTCCAAGGCCCCTGGCAGAGTTTCGTCAAGGCGTACGACACGTTCAGCTATGGCCTGCACAGCTGGCCCGAGCCGCATCCGGTGACTCAGCTGAGCGGCATCTACCGCTCGATCCCCGATTTCCTGACCAACCAGCACAGCATCGCCAATGCGGCGGATGCCGAGGCCTATCTGGCCCGCTGTCGGGACTTTGCCAAACAGCTCGACAACGAGACCGGGCGAATCCAAACCGATCATGTCGCGGGCGTCATTCCGCCCGATTTCGTGATCGACCGGACGCTGGAGGTCTATGCCCGGGTCGCAGCCCCCGCGCCGGAGGCCAACATCCTGGTCACCAACCTGACCAGGAAGACCCAGGCGATCCCCGGCGACTGGGCAACGCGTTGCGCGAAGATCGTGAGCGGCGACATCTATCCGGCGATGCAGCGCCAGATCGCCGAGCTGCGCCGGGTGCGCCCGCGCGCCACGCACGATGCGGGCGTGTGGCGGCTGCCGCAGGGTGCCGATTACTATGACTATGCGCTGCGCTACGCGACGACGACCGGGATGAAGCCGCAGGAGGTTCACCAGCTGGGGCTGGAGAAGATGGCTGACCTCACCGCCCGCGCCGACGCGATCCTTCGCGCGCAGGGGATGACCGAAGGCAGCGTCGCGCAGCGTCTGCGCGCGCTGGGCAAGGACCCGCGCTTCATCTATCCCAACACCGACGCCGGCAAGGCGAAGCTGATCGCCGAGCTCAACGCCCAGATCGTCGAGATGCAACGCCGCCTGCCCGAGATGTTCGGTCGGCTGCCCAAAACGCTTGTCGAGATCCGCCGTGTCCCGCCGGAGATCGAGGCTGGTGCGACCGCGGGCTACTACCAGATCCCCTCCGCCGACGGATCGCGACCGGGCGCCTATTACATCAACCTGCGCGACACTGCCGAGAACCCGCGCTGGACACTGCCGACGCTGACCTATCACGAGGCGACCCCAGGGCATCACCACCAGATCGCACTGGCACAGGAAGCGGCGGGGATTCCCCGGCTTCGGCGCCTGCCCGTCTACTCGGTCTATACTGAGGGCTGGGGCCTCTATGCCGAGCAGCTTGCAGATGAGATGGGCGCCTATGCCGACGATCCGTTCGGACGGCTCGGCTATCTCCAATCCTATATGTTCCGTGCGGCGCGCCTCGTGGTCGATACCGGGCTGCATCACATGCGCTGGAGCCGCGAGAAGGCGATCCAGTATATGAACGATGCGCTCGGCACGCCCGAGCGCGGCAACATCACCGAAGTGGAGCGCTATTGCGTGTGGCCGGGACAGGCGACCAGCTACATGGTCGGCCAGACGCGCTGGGTGGCGATCCGTGAGAAGGCACACAAGGCACTGGGCGACAAGTTCGACATCCGTGCCTTCCACGACACCGCACTGGCGGCAGGCGCGATGCCGGTTTCGGTTCTCGAATCGATGATCGACCGCTGGGTCGCGGCACAGCGCGGTGGATGA
- a CDS encoding enoyl-CoA hydratase/isomerase family protein, translated as MTDDLLFTVADHVATITLNRPAKLNALTPEMAAALIASVSACNSSDAVRCVVITGAGEKAFSAGSDITTLDGYATPWDFRNRDDYCDALRACRKPVVAAINGYALGGGLETAMAADIRIASTNARFAAPEIKLGWIGGGGMAAGLTYSMGASNAALMLFTGDMIDAEKALAWGLVSEVVAPDALLARAQEIARTIASRAPIAAETAKLNLRAAHTMPWDKAIEYERDLQAICFATDDAKEGRAAFAEKRAPVFRRR; from the coding sequence ATGACCGACGACCTGCTGTTCACGGTGGCCGACCATGTCGCCACCATCACCCTCAACCGGCCCGCCAAGCTCAATGCGCTGACGCCCGAAATGGCCGCCGCGCTGATCGCCTCGGTGAGCGCGTGCAATAGCAGCGACGCGGTGCGCTGTGTCGTCATCACCGGCGCGGGCGAGAAGGCCTTCTCCGCCGGATCGGACATCACCACGCTCGACGGCTATGCGACTCCGTGGGATTTCCGCAATCGCGACGATTACTGTGACGCGCTGCGTGCCTGCCGCAAGCCGGTGGTGGCCGCCATCAACGGCTATGCGCTCGGTGGCGGGCTGGAGACGGCGATGGCCGCCGACATCCGCATCGCCAGCACCAACGCCCGCTTCGCCGCGCCGGAGATCAAGCTGGGCTGGATCGGCGGCGGCGGCATGGCGGCGGGCCTCACCTATTCGATGGGCGCCTCCAACGCGGCGCTGATGCTGTTCACCGGCGACATGATCGATGCGGAGAAGGCGCTGGCCTGGGGACTGGTGAGCGAGGTCGTCGCGCCCGACGCGCTGCTCGCCCGCGCGCAGGAGATTGCGCGCACGATCGCTTCGCGCGCACCGATCGCGGCGGAGACCGCCAAGCTCAACCTGCGCGCGGCGCATACGATGCCGTGGGATAAGGCGATCGAATATGAGCGCGACCTGCAGGCGATCTGCTTCGCCACCGACGACGCGAAGGAGGGCCGCGCCGCCTTTGCCGAGAAGCGTGCGCCCGTCTTCCGCCGGCGCTAG
- a CDS encoding helix-turn-helix domain-containing protein produces the protein MGFLCSFAEAPIGRLRHHANELRERHCHDDPFVAVVLSGGYQEAGDEGRWNVRPGDVLIHHAFESHLDRFDHRGAEVLVLPVPHALSQSRTMRGRVADPDLLVRLAERDLGEAQASLAGQFASCTAAPLDWPDALAADLRAMRDIPLGQWAEQAGVRQETLSRGFRLAYGCTPKAYRANACARAAVSALRGTDTPFAAVAQQLGYADQAHMTRAVTMLTGLTPGGWRRRSNGFNTGAGAAP, from the coding sequence ATGGGTTTCCTGTGCAGCTTTGCCGAAGCGCCGATCGGACGACTGCGTCACCACGCGAACGAATTGCGCGAGCGCCACTGCCATGACGACCCGTTCGTCGCGGTGGTGCTGTCAGGCGGCTATCAGGAGGCCGGCGACGAAGGCCGGTGGAATGTCCGGCCTGGCGACGTGCTGATCCATCATGCGTTCGAATCGCACCTCGACCGGTTCGATCACCGGGGGGCCGAAGTGCTGGTGCTGCCGGTGCCGCACGCCCTTTCGCAGTCGCGGACGATGCGCGGTCGGGTTGCCGACCCCGATCTGCTGGTCCGCCTCGCCGAACGCGACCTTGGCGAAGCCCAGGCGTCGCTTGCCGGCCAGTTCGCCTCATGCACCGCAGCACCGCTGGATTGGCCCGATGCACTCGCCGCCGATCTGCGCGCGATGCGCGACATCCCGCTCGGTCAATGGGCCGAGCAAGCGGGGGTGCGACAGGAAACGCTAAGTCGAGGCTTCCGCCTCGCCTATGGCTGCACGCCCAAGGCCTATCGCGCGAACGCCTGTGCCCGGGCCGCGGTTTCGGCTCTGCGCGGGACCGACACGCCATTCGCGGCGGTGGCCCAGCAACTCGGCTATGCCGACCAGGCGCATATGACGCGGGCAGTCACGATGTTGACCGGCCTGACCCCCGGCGGATGGCGGCGTAGGTCAAATGGGTTCAATACCGGCGCAGGTGCGGCCCCGTAG
- a CDS encoding 2-hydroxyacid dehydrogenase has product MTRPRILLTRRWPEAVEARLAARYDVTRNETDMSMDAAALAQAMREHDALCPTVTDRITRDVILTEGRRARIIGNYGAGFEHIDLDAAREAGIAVTNTPDVLTDATADIAMTLILMATRRAGEGERELRAGEWTGWRPTHLLGRSLRGKVLGLVGYGRIARAVADRAKAFGMKIAVHSRSRAEDVPETDYHASLQSLLSIADVVSLHAPGGAATRHMIDAAALSAMKRDAVLVNTGRGTLIDEAALAEALKVGTIAAAGLDVYEREPAVEAALIDLPNAVLLPHFGSATLETREAMGMKVADNLDAFFAGHEPFDRVA; this is encoded by the coding sequence ATGACCAGGCCCCGCATCCTCCTCACCCGCCGCTGGCCCGAAGCGGTGGAGGCGCGCCTCGCCGCCCGCTATGACGTGACGCGCAACGAGACCGACATGTCGATGGACGCCGCCGCGCTGGCACAGGCGATGCGCGAGCATGATGCGCTCTGCCCGACCGTGACCGACAGGATCACCCGCGACGTCATCCTGACCGAAGGCCGCCGCGCGCGCATCATCGGCAACTACGGCGCCGGGTTCGAGCATATCGATCTCGACGCCGCGCGCGAGGCGGGGATTGCCGTCACCAACACCCCCGACGTGCTGACGGACGCCACCGCCGACATCGCGATGACGCTGATCCTGATGGCGACGCGCCGCGCGGGCGAGGGGGAGCGGGAGCTGCGCGCGGGTGAGTGGACCGGCTGGCGCCCGACCCATCTGCTCGGCCGGTCGCTGCGCGGCAAAGTGCTCGGGCTGGTCGGCTATGGCCGCATTGCCCGCGCCGTGGCCGATCGCGCGAAAGCGTTCGGGATGAAGATCGCCGTCCATAGCCGCAGCCGCGCCGAAGACGTGCCAGAGACGGACTATCATGCGTCGCTCCAAAGCCTGTTGAGCATTGCGGATGTGGTCTCGCTCCATGCGCCGGGCGGCGCCGCGACCCGTCACATGATCGACGCCGCCGCGCTTTCCGCAATGAAGCGAGACGCAGTGCTGGTGAACACCGGCCGCGGAACCTTGATCGACGAAGCCGCGCTGGCGGAAGCACTGAAGGTCGGCACGATCGCTGCCGCCGGCCTCGACGTGTACGAACGCGAGCCGGCGGTCGAGGCGGCGCTGATCGACCTTCCCAACGCCGTGCTGCTCCCGCACTTCGGCTCGGCGACGCTGGAGACGCGCGAGGCGATGGGGATGAAGGTCGCCGACAATCTCGACGCCTTCTTCGCCGGGCACGAACCGTTTGACCGCGTCGCTTGA
- a CDS encoding kinase: protein MTASLEIVARAARGWLGPRPLILGICGSQGSGKSTLARGLVDALGVRAATLSLDDLYLDKAARAALARDIHPLLATRGVPLTHDVALGRSILDAVRAGQPVRLPRFDKASDEPLAQAQWEAIDAPLDLLIFEGWCVGAHAQPAADLIAPVNDLERAEDPDGLWRRAVNAALAGPYQALFARLDRLVLLAAPDFDVVRGWRAQQEAALRASLDEQGRDPALAMSDMQIARFIQHYERITRAILQEMPGRADLALPLGPDRELIGKT from the coding sequence TTGACCGCGTCGCTTGAGATTGTCGCCCGCGCGGCCAGAGGCTGGCTCGGCCCGCGCCCGCTGATCCTGGGCATCTGCGGGTCGCAGGGCAGCGGCAAGTCGACCCTCGCACGCGGTCTGGTCGATGCGCTCGGCGTGCGCGCCGCCACGCTCTCGCTCGACGATCTCTATCTGGACAAAGCGGCGCGGGCAGCGTTGGCACGCGATATCCACCCGCTGCTCGCCACGCGCGGCGTGCCGCTGACGCACGACGTTGCACTCGGCCGTTCGATCCTCGACGCGGTCAGGGCGGGGCAACCCGTGCGCCTGCCGCGCTTCGACAAGGCCAGCGACGAGCCGCTTGCGCAAGCGCAGTGGGAAGCAATCGATGCCCCGCTCGACCTGCTGATCTTCGAAGGCTGGTGCGTCGGTGCCCACGCACAGCCCGCAGCGGACCTCATCGCGCCCGTCAACGATCTCGAGCGTGCCGAAGATCCGGACGGGCTCTGGCGCCGCGCGGTGAACGCCGCGCTCGCCGGTCCCTATCAGGCACTGTTCGCGCGTCTCGACCGGCTGGTGCTTCTCGCCGCGCCGGATTTCGACGTGGTGCGCGGCTGGCGGGCGCAGCAGGAGGCGGCCCTGCGCGCCAGCCTCGACGAGCAGGGCCGCGATCCTGCGCTGGCGATGAGCGACATGCAGATCGCGCGTTTCATCCAGCATTATGAGCGGATCACCCGGGCGATCCTGCAGGAGATGCCGGGCCGTGCCGATCTGGCGCTTCCTCTCGGTCCTGATCGCGAGTTGATCGGTAAAACCTGA
- a CDS encoding right-handed parallel beta-helix repeat-containing protein → MIAKAVHRLTLAAALLTATSAFAQVTVHVAPGGDDRNPGTVAKPVRTLERAQTLVRASNAKGDVTVLLAGGTYTLTKPLIFRRADGGLNGKKVEWRAAEGAKPVISSGIEVTGFASYDEERRIYVAATPKGLDTRQIWVNGTVAERPWIELRASDVKFGPNGFEITNPKYGYIGKLARPDRLELEATGFFTDRYSPVKSISGTTVTMQQPAWDNNTWGYDTVSKPIFPDDSRLFLVNALEFIGKTNDWHARYHQWVIEPEAGKLYLRTGIDEDIKDLKVVVPTLETLVSISGTPAAPVERLSFRGLTFAHTSWMGPSKPTGYANQQSGAYLSDVSPIRPKDAWEKCGWGCVEFESMRLKWHQMPAAVQVSAAREVSFEGNNFTQLGQIALGIGNEPTAHLTGVGLATDGIRVSRNRFSILAGGAIMAGGVRTDAHHPSDPRLINRNLVIEDNTVVTVSQDYKDNAAILTTYIDGATIRHNDISDAPYDAIAVGWGWGYNDAGGNPNYDEKQKGYVHNPKFTTPTTLRNTLVEGNRIHGVKLWYEDGGAIYNLSANPNSIIRNNHIFDISNRIGIYLDEGSKHFTVTGNVVETGGKWLNINTAGGMFRRRISTDNKASGNWHNSMSTGGRWLPEIGNDARGNFLVPDRDWPAEARKVIEEAGPRD, encoded by the coding sequence ATGATTGCCAAAGCCGTTCATCGCCTCACGTTGGCTGCCGCGCTGCTCACCGCAACCTCAGCCTTTGCGCAGGTGACGGTGCATGTCGCGCCGGGTGGCGATGACCGCAATCCGGGAACTGTGGCCAAGCCCGTCCGCACATTGGAACGCGCGCAGACGCTGGTGCGCGCAAGTAACGCAAAGGGCGACGTCACCGTCCTGCTCGCCGGCGGCACCTACACACTGACCAAGCCGCTGATCTTCCGCCGTGCCGATGGTGGGTTGAACGGCAAGAAGGTCGAGTGGCGCGCCGCCGAGGGCGCCAAGCCGGTCATCTCGTCGGGGATCGAGGTCACCGGCTTTGCCTCCTACGACGAAGAGCGCCGCATCTATGTCGCCGCGACCCCCAAGGGGCTCGACACGCGCCAGATCTGGGTCAACGGCACCGTCGCGGAACGCCCGTGGATCGAATTGCGCGCCTCCGACGTGAAGTTCGGCCCCAACGGGTTCGAGATCACCAATCCCAAGTATGGCTATATCGGCAAGCTCGCCCGGCCCGACCGGCTCGAACTAGAGGCGACCGGCTTCTTCACCGACCGCTACTCGCCGGTGAAGTCGATCAGCGGCACCACCGTGACGATGCAGCAGCCGGCATGGGACAACAACACCTGGGGCTATGACACCGTCAGCAAGCCGATCTTCCCCGATGATTCGCGGCTGTTCCTGGTCAACGCGCTCGAGTTCATCGGCAAGACCAACGACTGGCATGCGCGCTATCACCAATGGGTGATCGAGCCCGAGGCGGGCAAGCTCTACCTGCGCACGGGGATCGACGAGGACATCAAGGATCTGAAGGTGGTGGTGCCGACGCTGGAGACGCTGGTTTCGATCAGCGGCACGCCCGCGGCGCCGGTCGAGCGCCTCAGCTTCCGCGGCCTCACCTTCGCGCACACCTCATGGATGGGGCCGAGCAAGCCAACCGGCTATGCCAACCAGCAGAGCGGTGCCTATCTCAGCGACGTCTCGCCCATCCGGCCCAAGGATGCGTGGGAGAAATGCGGCTGGGGCTGCGTCGAATTCGAATCGATGCGCCTCAAATGGCACCAGATGCCCGCCGCGGTGCAGGTGTCGGCGGCGCGCGAGGTAAGCTTCGAGGGCAACAATTTCACTCAGCTCGGCCAGATCGCGCTCGGGATCGGCAACGAGCCGACCGCGCACCTGACCGGCGTCGGGCTTGCGACCGACGGCATCCGGGTTTCGCGCAACCGCTTCTCGATCCTGGCGGGCGGCGCGATCATGGCAGGCGGCGTACGAACCGACGCGCATCACCCCTCCGACCCCAGGCTGATCAACCGCAACCTCGTGATCGAGGACAACACGGTCGTCACGGTCAGCCAGGACTATAAGGACAATGCCGCGATCCTGACGACGTACATCGACGGCGCGACGATCCGGCACAATGACATCAGCGACGCGCCCTACGACGCGATCGCGGTCGGCTGGGGCTGGGGCTATAACGATGCGGGCGGCAACCCGAATTACGACGAGAAGCAGAAGGGCTACGTCCACAATCCGAAATTCACGACGCCGACGACGCTGCGCAACACGCTGGTCGAGGGCAACCGCATCCATGGCGTGAAGCTGTGGTACGAGGATGGCGGCGCGATCTACAATCTGTCGGCCAACCCCAATTCGATCATCCGCAACAACCACATCTTCGACATCTCGAACCGGATCGGCATCTATCTGGACGAGGGCAGCAAGCACTTCACCGTGACCGGCAACGTCGTCGAGACCGGGGGCAAGTGGCTCAACATCAACACCGCAGGGGGTATGTTCCGGCGCCGGATCTCGACCGACAACAAGGCGTCCGGCAACTGGCACAATTCGATGTCGACCGGCGGGCGCTGGCTGCCCGAGATCGGCAACGACGCGCGGGGCAACTTCCTCGTCCCCGACCGCGACTGGCCGGCCGAGGCGCGCAAGGTGATCGAGGAAGCGGGACCGCGGGACTGA
- a CDS encoding carbohydrate ABC transporter substrate-binding protein produces MSMPHYRGLTWDHPRGYNALAAAAAQADGIALRWDKHPLEGFESHPIGDLCARYDLVVLDHPHVGEAVAADCLIPIEDLFGADAIAAWRAAVAGPSLSSYHYAGRHWALPLDAATQVMAYRRETVSLPPLEWAQLPAFAADHAVALSLAGPHAILSFQSICGALAFDPAVPRDTFMDRAIAREAYALMAALTGDVTRRARDLNPIAMLGAIERGEGIDLCPLIYGYVNYATRGVGFTNAPAGPDGRIGSTLGGTGIGVSKRCTVTLELIDHLRWLMSEPVQRGFIPQHEGQPALRSAWTDDAINAATGGFFAATLATVESALLRPRHDGAIAFQTAASTRLRAGLLDGDAANAVLDDLETFYRSHHPAGAET; encoded by the coding sequence ATGAGCATGCCACATTATCGCGGCCTGACCTGGGATCATCCGCGCGGCTACAATGCGCTTGCGGCCGCTGCGGCGCAGGCGGACGGCATCGCGCTGCGGTGGGACAAGCATCCGCTGGAAGGGTTCGAATCGCACCCGATCGGCGACTTGTGCGCGCGCTATGATCTGGTGGTGCTCGATCATCCGCATGTCGGTGAAGCGGTTGCGGCGGATTGCCTGATCCCGATCGAGGATCTGTTCGGGGCGGACGCGATTGCGGCATGGCGCGCTGCGGTCGCCGGGCCGTCGCTCTCCAGCTATCACTATGCCGGCAGGCATTGGGCGCTTCCCCTCGACGCGGCGACCCAGGTGATGGCTTATCGGCGCGAAACGGTGTCGCTGCCGCCGCTTGAATGGGCGCAGCTGCCCGCCTTTGCCGCGGATCACGCCGTTGCGCTGTCGCTCGCCGGGCCGCACGCGATCCTGAGTTTCCAGTCGATCTGCGGTGCGCTCGCTTTCGATCCCGCCGTGCCGCGCGACACCTTCATGGACCGCGCCATCGCGCGCGAGGCCTATGCACTGATGGCCGCGCTGACCGGCGACGTCACCCGTCGCGCACGCGACCTCAACCCGATCGCGATGCTCGGCGCAATCGAGCGCGGCGAGGGGATCGACCTCTGCCCGCTGATCTATGGCTATGTGAACTATGCGACCCGCGGCGTCGGTTTCACGAACGCACCCGCCGGTCCGGACGGCCGCATCGGATCGACGCTGGGCGGCACCGGGATCGGCGTGTCGAAGCGCTGCACCGTCACCCTTGAACTGATCGATCATCTGCGCTGGCTGATGTCGGAGCCGGTCCAGCGCGGCTTCATTCCGCAGCATGAGGGACAGCCCGCGCTGCGCTCGGCCTGGACCGACGATGCGATCAACGCCGCGACCGGCGGCTTCTTCGCCGCGACGCTAGCCACGGTCGAATCCGCGCTGCTGCGTCCCCGGCACGACGGCGCAATCGCCTTCCAGACGGCTGCCTCGACGCGGCTGCGCGCGGGCCTGCTCGACGGCGATGCCGCCAATGCGGTCCTCGACGACCTCGAAACCTTCTATCGCAGCCACCACCCGGCCGGAGCCGAGACATGA